GCGAGGCCACGTTGGTGGATGTGCGAAGCGCACCGTCGAGAATCGAATTCGGCACTGTCGCAGGTGCGATCGTGGTCGACAAGGACGATGTGGCGGTCGAATTCGGTGCCGACAATCGCGACCGTTCCGAGCGCATCGTGGTGTTCTGCGGCTCTGTCAAGGGATCCGGACCGGTCGTCGAGAAATTGAAAGAGCTCGGATACACCAATGTCGCGCACGTCGACGGTGGCTTTCCCGCGCTGCGCGATCACGGCCTGCCGATTCAGGGCGTGTGAGCGACAATGGCTGACACCTTGTACTTTGCCCTCGAACTCGACGGCTACGACGAGTCACCCGAGCGACTTCGCAGCGACGTCGCGGACGCCGAACGCGCAGGTTTCACAGTCGTCACCTTCGGTGATTCTCTGGTCTCGGCCCGGAATCGACTCGATGCAGGCACGCGCGCTGCGTTTGTCGCCTCGACCACATCGACCATCGGGCTGGCTCCCACCGTCCACACAGTCACTACCGAACCGTTCTTTCTCGCAACGCAACTCGCCAGCCTCGACCATGCATCCCACGGACGAGGAGCCTGGGTGATCGGCGCAGACAACTCTCCCGCTGCTCATGCAGCAGTGGGATCGGAGGTGCGGTCGAGCGTGACCGCCGAGGTCCGTGACGTCATCGACGTGTCTCGGCGGCTGTGGGATTCGTGGGAGGACGACACGGTTATCCGTGACGCGGCGACCGGTCGATATCTCGACCCAGCCAAGGTGCATCACGTGCGGTTCGAGGGCGAGTTCTTCGGCGTCGTCGGGCCCCTGATCACCCCACGTTCGCCGCAGGGTCAGGTGGTCGTCATCGGAGATGTAGATCTGGGCGTCACCGATCTGCTGGATGTGGCGTTGGTGCGCGGCGACGATGTCGCGGATCGGGCGGCAGCGGCGCGCGCCGATGGAGCAGCCCTGGTGTTCGCCGACATCGACGATCTGTCCGACGCCCAATCGCTGGCCGGCGTGGTCGACGGCATCCGCTTACATCTCGGGACTGACGCCGTGAAAGACCTTGCCGTCCCGGCACATCTGCTTCGCAGGCCGACCCCTGGACTCTCGCTGCGCGAGAATTTGGGACTGGCGCGTCCGGTCAGCCGCTACGCCGCTTCGGCTCGGAAATAGGGAGAAGAATCATCGTGAGCACCAACGACCAGCACCCGGACACCGGCGCACCGTTCGACCCGAATGCACAGATTCATCTGGGCGTGTTCTATCCGGGAATCGGCGCCCAGACGGTCTGGGAGGATCCGAAGGCACCCGATCAGGTTGCGACGGACACCTTCGTCGAGGTGGCAACCAAGCTCGAACGTGGTCTGTTCGATGCCTTCTTCCTCGGCGACGGTCAGCGGGTGCGGGAGAACCGCGGTGCCATCCTCTCCACCGACATCGCCGGCAGGCCGGACGCGATCACACAGCTCGCTGCGTTGGCATCGGTGACCGAGCGCATCGGACTGGTCGCCACACAGAACACGACCTACAGCATCCCCGTCGAGCTCGCCCGGCGGTTGGCGAGCCTGGACATCCTCTCCGACGGGCGCGCCGGATGGAACATCGTCACCACCGACAACGCATGGACGGGTGAGAATTTCCGTCGCGGAGGTTGGCTGGACCACGAACGACGCTACGAGCGGGCAACCCAGGTGGTCGAACTGGCGAAACAGTATTGGGCGGGTACGGATATCGACGCCGATACCGATCTGCTGAAAGCCCTTGCAACACCCAACGTTCGGTCCAGTTCGCAGGGTAGGCCCGTGCTCTTTCAGGCCGGGGATTCTTCGGGTGGACGGGATCTGGCAGCGAGGCACGCCGACGTCGTGTTCTCGGCCAACAACGCCTACGACGCGGCGGTGGCGTATGCGCGAGATCTGCGCGCACGAACGGCTGCATACGGTCGCGCCGCCGATGCGGTCAAGATTCTGCCGGGTGTCACCGTGGTGCTCGGTGATACCGAAGCCGAGGCGGAGGAGAAGGTTCGCTGGCTAAGATCCAACGCCTACAACGGAGTTCGCGCCATTGCGTTCCTCGAGCACTACTGGGGAAAGGATCTGTCGAGCTACGACCCGGAAGGTCCACTGCCGGACATCGATCCGGTAGAGGACGAGCTCGATCCGTCCCGTGGCACCCTCTCCGTCGATGCACGTACCGGCAAGCTCGATCAGATTGCCCAGTGGCGCACGCTGTCCGAGGAGAAAGGCCTGTCGATCCGCGAACTGGTACTCGAGATCTCGCCTGCGTCCCGGTTCCATTCCGGAACGCCTGCGGCGTTGGCCGATCGATGGGCCGATCTGGTTCGGCACCGGGTGGTCGACGGATTCAACATCAACCCCTATCACTTGGGTGATGCCATCGACGACCTCGTGGACAAATTGGTTCCGGCCTTACAGGAGCGCGGGGTGTATCGAACCGAGTACACGAGCACCACGCTGCGCGGGCACCTCGGTCTGGACGAGGAGGCCGCAACGGACAAGGTGAAGGCCTCATAGGCTTGCGGAACGTCAACTCGCCGATCGTCTTTGCCGAGTCCTCGGCTCCGAATGCGGGATAGAGATCGGTATGGAACCGGTGGCCTGTTCGGCTGAAATCAGGCGGGGCCGAAGCGGTCGTGTCGTAGAACTGGTACGACGTCGCTGCCGTTGACTTCCGCGGCAATCGAGACGTCCCGCGGATAGCCGGCGTCGATCAGTTCACGTCCGCTCGAACATGCTTCGAGGGCTGGGGTGAGTTCTGCCTCGACTGCAGTCCATGCGGCACCGGCCATCCGGGCCTCGGGTGACAGCGTCCGGCGTCGCCCCTGACCAGCGATAGCCCGGATCAGGGCGCCGGCGCCCCATAGATCCTCGACGGCCGGTCGGAGTGTCCCATCCGGCCACTTCTCTCCCGCGGCGATAATTGCGATCCGAGCGCCGTCGGCGAACTCGGCAGCAACCCACTGCCCGTTCGCGTCGACGTTTCGTAGACACCCGCCGACGACGCACGACACTGCCTCGGCCAGTTCGTAACAGATGGTCGACCCGTTGGGCGAGGGCAACACGAGCCGTTCGGGTTTCGAGGCTCGATCCCGGATGGTCGGCGACGACAGACTGATCTGATCTCCGCGAGCGACGGATCGGCCGACCGCAAGGACTGCATCGTGGTGCTGCGCGTAGGCCTGTGCTTCGTCGCCGCGCATCCGGAAGGGTAGTACTTCGATGCCGGCGTCCAGAGCTACGCTCAATGTGGTGGTGAACGACAACACGTCCACCACGACCGCCAGATCACACTCGGGCGCAACAGCCTTCGCGCCCGCCAGGCCCCACTCGAACCGAACGTCATAGGACAATTGCCGGTGTGCAGAATTCACCGCGGTGATGCTACCCGCGCGCGGTAGGCGGATCGATGCTGCAATCGTCCGCGCACGGGTGGCCGGTGATCTGTCAACCCATCGACTCCGGGTGATTCTGACCGTAGGTCGAACTGCCGCTTCGCCCTACAGTTCACCGAGTGCCGTCGACGCATCACCGATCCGCTCGTAGGGAAACTGCGGCTGGTTATCTCTTCCTCCTCCCGAGCCTGTTCGGTGTCGTACTCTTCCTGCTCGTTCCGATAGCAGTCGTGATCTGGCTCGCTTTCCAGAAGTGGGACCTGATCGGTGACCCGTCGTTCGTGGGTCTCGACAATGTCAGCGCCGTGTTTCAGGACGGTCGATTCGCTCATTCACTGCTGATCACAACCGTATTCGTTGCCGTCGCGTTGCCGGCGCAGACCGTTGTCGGACTGTTTCTCGGTACGCTGCTGGCTCGTGGAGACCGAGGTGCGAGTGTCTTTCGACTGATACTGCTGCTGCCCTGGGTGTGTGCGCCGCTGGCGCTCGGCGTGGTGTGGAAGTGGATCCTCGCGCCGACGGATGGACTGCTCAACAGCGTCATCGGGCTCCGCATCGAATGGTTGTCGGAGCCGAAGCTGGTTCTGCCCGTGCTGATCTTCGTCAGCGTGTGGACGAACGTGGGTTACGTATCGCTCTTCTTCGCTGCCGGTCTCGGTGCCATCCCGTACGACATCATCGAGGCGAGCAGGATCGACGGTGCCAACTCCTGGCAGCAATTCCGGCACATCAAACTACCGCTGTTGCGACCGACCACGTTCTTCGTTCTCGTGACCGGAATGATCAGCTCTTTCCAGATCTTCGACACCGCATACGCTCTGGCACCGAACGGCGGTCCGCAGCGGGCTGCCGACGTCGTCAGCGGGCGTATCTACTACGAGGCGTTCAGTTCTTTTCAGTTCGGTAACGCCGCTGTGATGGCCTTGGTCCTGTTCTTCGTGCTGGCCGTCTTCACGGTCGCGCAGCAACGATACTTCTCCCGCCGCACGAGCTACGAGCTCAGCTGATGGCAACTTCGACGTTCTCGAAACGCCATACGTCCACTGCCGTGGTGTACGTGATGCTGACCGCTGCCGCCCTGGTGATACTGGTGCCGTTCCTGCTCAGTTTCCTCACTTCGCTCAAGACTGCCCGACAGTTCGCCGGCACCGCGCCTACCTCGTTGCCTTCACCGCTGTCGTCCGAGTCCTACTCACAGTTGCTCGGCAGCGGGTCGTTCGGACGCTCAATTCTGGTAACCGTCGCAGTAGCTGCGACCATTGTGATCTCACAGGTGACCTTCTCGATCATGGCTGCCTATGCTTTTGCGCGACTTAGCTTTCCGGGGCGCGACGTGTTGTTCTGGGTATACCTCTCGACCATGATGGTGCCGGCGATCGTCACACTGATCCCGCTGTACGCAATATTTTCGCAAACAGGTCTTCGTAACACGTTCTGGTCTTTGGTACTGCCCACGATGTTCGGATCGCCCTACGCCATTTTTCTGCTCCGCCAACACTTCCTCCGCATCCCGGAGGACCTGCTGGCGGCAGCACGACTCGACGGAGCCGGACATCTGCGCACCCTGTGGCACATCGTCATTCCGGTGAGCAGGCCTATCATCGCAACCCTGGTGGTGATCTCCGTCGTCACGCACTGGAACAACTTCCTGTGGCCGCTGATCATCACCAGCGGGGAGCGCTGGCAGGTGATCACTGTGGCGACGGCGAATCTGCAAAGCCAATACAACGGAAATTGGACTTTGGTGATGGCAGCGACGACGGTCGCCATCGTGCCGCTGCTCGCGCTGTTCATCGCATTCCACAAACACATCGTCGACTCGCTGGCGATCCGCGGATTCAACTGAGGAGGGGAAATTAGATGCAGCGCAACTATTTCAAAAGGGTAGTCGGTATTGTCGGTGCGTTGACACTGGCCGCAGGGCTGACTGCATGCGGATCGGGAGACGACAGTGACGCGGGTACTGTCACGTTCCGAATTTGGAGCGACGACGCTGTGGCCGCTGCCTACGAGGCGTCGTTCGAGGAGTTCACGAAGCAGAATCCCGATATCACCGTCCAGGTGAATCAGGTTCCGTGGGTGAACTACTGGGACAAGCTGCGAGCAGACCTGTCCGGCGGCGGCGGTGACGACATCTTCTGGGTCAACGCGCCGAACTTCAGTAGCTACGCTGACAACGGCAGCCTGGTGGACGTCAGCGAAGCTTTGCCCGATGCCGTCTCAGGATTCGAGGACACCGCGGTTCGCCAGTACACACGCAACGATTCGCTGTGGGGCGTGCCCCAGCTCATCGACGGCGGAAAAGTGCTGTACTACAACAAGAAGCTCGTCGCCGATGCGGGTGTCGATCTGGAAAACTTGACTTGGGATCCGAAAAACGTCGCAGCTGACACCTTCCTTCCGGCACTTCGCAAGCTCACCGTGGACTCTGCCGGGCGGACGGCAGAGCAACCGGGTTTCGACGCCTCGCAGGTGACGCAGTACGGATTCAACGCCGCCTACGATTTCGATGCCATCCTCGGTAACTTCATCGGCTCGAACGGTGGTCTGTACCAGGAGGACGGCAAGTACGTCTTCGGGAGCAACGAAAAGGCTATCGAGGCAATTCAGTACGCCGTAGGACTTGTCGATGACAGCAAGGTCGCGCCGTCGGCTGCGGACACCAACGACAACGCCGACTTCAGCGTCGACCAATTTCTGCAGGGCAAGCTCGCGGTGTTCGAGTCCGGAGCCTACAACTTGGCCAAGATCGACGAAGGTGCCGACTTCGAGTGGGGACTGGCTCCCATCCCAGCCGGACCGGAGGGCCGAATCCCGGTTACCAACAGCGTCATCGCCGCAGCCAATGCGAAGTCCGGGAACAACGAGTCGGTGCAGAAGGTGCTCGCCTGGATCGGTAGCTCCGAAGGCAGCGCTGCCCTCGGTGCCAGCGGGTCGCTGATCCCGGCGGTGACCGGAGCGCAGCAGTCCTACTTCGACTACTGGCGTGGAAAGGGCGTCGACGCGAGCGTGTTCCCGAAAGCCGTGCAGGAGGGCGTGCTCGAGAACGACCCGGTTCCGGGAGCGCAGGCAGCGGCTGCCGATATCGACTCCGCATTAAAGGAAATCTTCGCCGGACGGGCAGGATCGATTCCCGAAGCGCTCACGGCAGCGCAGGACGCGGCGAACGAACAGGTCTCGGGTTAGGCATGAGAGCGGGAGAGGGTGGATCGATCAGGGTTCGGGGGCACGACACGGCCGTGAGACTGCGATCGAGAGCGCGTGTCGACGATGGAAGCTAACGATCGGGTCTCGACTCGCGTGGGGTACGGCCACGCACGATCTACGATGGCCTCATGACTGCCGATCCGACCACGCCCGCACCGTCGACCAGCTCGGCGAACTGGAAGAGGCGGGGCATCCTCGTCGGAGCCGGCATCGTCCTGTTGTTGATCGCGTACTTCATCCTGGCGGCATTTCTTCCGCGCTGGTGGAGTCTGCGGGTCGAAGAACTGGCCGACCGCACGTTCACCAAGGGCATTCTGTGGGGCCTGCTGTTCGGCATCGTCTGCACGTTCGCGCCGCTGGTGTTCTTCTGGAGCGCCTGGACGGTCCGCAAGGGTAGGGCGGGCAAGCAGCTTGCCATCGGGTCGGTCGTCCTCGCCGTCGTCACTGCGATTCCGAACCTGTTGACCCTCACCATTGTCCTCGGTACCAGCAATGCCGCCCATGCCGGTGAACGCACCCTCGACACCAGTGCGCCGGGTTTCCGCGGCGCAACGGCACTCGGCGCGATCATCGCCGTGGTTCTGGTTGCACTGCTCGTGTTCGTGGTGGTCCGGCGAAACCGTCGCCGTAGAGCTGGCGCTCTGTCGCAGTAAGCGTCTGCTCCAGCAGCAGCGCTATGGTCATGGGCCCGACGCCTCCGGGGACTGGAGTGATCGCTGAAGCGCGGTCCGCGGCGGCCGCGAATTCCACGTCGCCGACATTGCCTGCGTTGTATCCCGCGTCGATGACAACGGCACCGGGGGCGATCCACGAGCCTCGGACCAGCTCGGCGTGCCCGGCCGCGGCAATCACGATGTCTGCGCGCGCCACCTCGGCCTCCAGGTCAGCGGTTCTGGAGTGGCAGTAGGTGACTGTCGCGTTTCTGCCGAGCAGCAGGAGGCCCACCGGTAGCCCGAGTATCGGGCTGCGGCCGACCACGACGGCGCGCCTGCCCGAGATTTCGATGTCGTACGCATCGAGCAAGCGCAGAATTCCTCCCGGCGTGCACGATCGAAACCCAACCCCGCCGAACGCCGTTGCGGCCAAGGACGCCGTCGACGTCCTTGGCGGGCGTGATGGCGTCGAATGCCGCACGTTCATCGATGTTTTCGGGAACGGGATGTTGCAGTAGGAATCCGTTCACTGCCGGATCGGCCGATAGATTCTCGATGACGGCGATCAACTCGGACGTTGTCGTTCCGGCGTCCAATTCGACGCGTCGTGACCTGATGCCGACTTGCTCGCAACGCCGCGCCTTCATGTTCACGTATGTCCGTGATGCGGGGTCGTCCCCGACGAGAACAGTGGCCAGAACTGCGGTGGCACCGTTGCTTTCGAGTAGTGCCTCTGCCCGCGTCGCCGTGTGCGCCAAGATCTCTGCTGCGACCACTGCGCCATTCAAAATTTTCATCGGTCCTCCACACGATGGTCGTGTGAAACACCCAGGCGGTCGGCGTTTCCTTCGGTGAACTGATCGCAGCACTCCCCGGTGGTAACTCCACCTTCGCCAGTCATGCTGTGTGACAGAGACATTACCGCTATTCTCGACGCTTGTCATGGACGAAACCTGTTTGCTCTGTAGGGAAGTGACCGGAGAGATCGAGCTACCCGGGGACTTTCTCCATGCGTCGGACAGAGTCGTGGCGTTTCACCTTCCGGAACAGTCGATCGACGGCCTCGTGCTTCGGGGACATTCGATGGTCTCGCCGATTCGGCACACCGCGAACTTCGGGACTTTGACCGACGTGGAAGCGGCCGAGGTAGGGCAGACGGTCACGGCGGTCTCACGCACCCTCACGCGGCTCGGTGCCGAGTACGTGTATGTCGCGGCGATCGGGCACAGTCATCCCCACCTGCATGTGCACGTGATTCCTCGGTGGCCGGGTGTCGATGCGTCGGTCGAGTGGTTCGCAGTTCGGGACGAGCCTGGGCCACACAGAGTCGATGGGCTCGGTGCTGAGAGCTTCGCAGCCGAGATGAAGGGTTTGATGCCCGCCTGACGTCAGGCGCTGCGCAATACCGTCGGTTGGGTGACGACGCGGATTCCGGGCTCCGGGTCGAAGCGGTATCCGGTTCCTCTGACCGTGGTGATCAGTCGACCGAATTGGCCTAGTTTGGTGCGCACCCTCGACAGGTGGACGTCGACGCTGCGTCCGCCGTCGGATGTGTTGAGCTCGGATCTCGCAACGACGACGCGTGGATGCTGAGCCAGATACGCGAAGATCTCGAACTCGGTGTGACTGAGTCGAATGCTCTTGCCGCCGAGGATCACGTCGCGGGCGGGGATGTCGATGACCAGGGGCGCGTTCAGGTCGTTGACCCGTACATCGAATCGCGTGAGGATCTTTGCATGCGGCGCATAGCTTTTGGCGGCACTGCGAAGCGCATCGGCGAGTGCGTGCAACTGCGGTCGGGTCAATCCCTGCAGGGATGATGTGCCGGAATCGGAGATGTGGACAACGACGGTGGCTTCGGTGGTCATGCTGGAGAGCTCCTGAGACAAGGGTGTGCTGCGGATACCGGGCAGTTGGTCAGCGTGGGCAGCAACAGTTCTTGTTCACCGTCACAGGGTGATCGACGGCGGGCTCGTGCGCCAGAGATGCGCTCACCGTGATCGCAATTGTTGACCCCAAGACCGTCGACGTGTTGCGATCGGGCGTGACCGATGTATGCCGACCCCGCGCCGCCCTGTTCACCCGAGCCGTCGACTGGGATCATCCCGACGCCGAAGCCCTGCGCGCGGCGATGGCCGCCGAGGTGGGTCCCCGCTACGCAGACCGGTCCGCTCTGATGTCGAAGACCCAGGCCAACGCCGTCGACGAGAGCACTGTGCACCGGACGTTCGTCGTGTATCGCAGTGACTCGGAGGGGGATGCGCACGCCGTCGGACATGCAGCGCTGCGTTGGAACGGGGCGGACCTCGAGCTCAAGCGCATGTTCGTTCATCCCGACCATCGCGGCACGGGAGTATCGGCTGCCCTGCTGGAGGCGTCGGAGAATGCCGCCCGCGACCAGGGCCTGCCGCGGCTGATATTGCAGACCGGGGACAGACAGCCCGACGCAGTTCGGCTGTACGAGAAGAGCGGTTACACCCGAATCCCGGTGTTTCCTCCCTACGAGGTCCTGCCGTTCTCGAACACCTTCGAGAAGCGCCTGTAGTCAGGCTCGCACGGTCATGATCTCGGCACCGTCGTCGGTGATGACCACCGTGTGCTCGCTGTGCGCGGTGCGGCATCCCGTCGTACTGCGCAGAGTCCAGCCGTCGTCGTCGGTGACGAGCTCGTCGGTGTCTTCCATGATCCAGGGCTCCAGTGCC
The nucleotide sequence above comes from Rhodococcoides fascians A25f. Encoded proteins:
- a CDS encoding rhodanese-like domain-containing protein, translating into MSSELISPSEAVAGEATLVDVRSAPSRIEFGTVAGAIVVDKDDVAVEFGADNRDRSERIVVFCGSVKGSGPVVEKLKELGYTNVAHVDGGFPALRDHGLPIQGV
- a CDS encoding LLM class flavin-dependent oxidoreductase, which encodes MADTLYFALELDGYDESPERLRSDVADAERAGFTVVTFGDSLVSARNRLDAGTRAAFVASTTSTIGLAPTVHTVTTEPFFLATQLASLDHASHGRGAWVIGADNSPAAHAAVGSEVRSSVTAEVRDVIDVSRRLWDSWEDDTVIRDAATGRYLDPAKVHHVRFEGEFFGVVGPLITPRSPQGQVVVIGDVDLGVTDLLDVALVRGDDVADRAAAARADGAALVFADIDDLSDAQSLAGVVDGIRLHLGTDAVKDLAVPAHLLRRPTPGLSLRENLGLARPVSRYAASARK
- a CDS encoding LLM class flavin-dependent oxidoreductase, with protein sequence MSTNDQHPDTGAPFDPNAQIHLGVFYPGIGAQTVWEDPKAPDQVATDTFVEVATKLERGLFDAFFLGDGQRVRENRGAILSTDIAGRPDAITQLAALASVTERIGLVATQNTTYSIPVELARRLASLDILSDGRAGWNIVTTDNAWTGENFRRGGWLDHERRYERATQVVELAKQYWAGTDIDADTDLLKALATPNVRSSSQGRPVLFQAGDSSGGRDLAARHADVVFSANNAYDAAVAYARDLRARTAAYGRAADAVKILPGVTVVLGDTEAEAEEKVRWLRSNAYNGVRAIAFLEHYWGKDLSSYDPEGPLPDIDPVEDELDPSRGTLSVDARTGKLDQIAQWRTLSEEKGLSIRELVLEISPASRFHSGTPAALADRWADLVRHRVVDGFNINPYHLGDAIDDLVDKLVPALQERGVYRTEYTSTTLRGHLGLDEEAATDKVKAS
- a CDS encoding 2-phosphosulfolactate phosphatase yields the protein MNSAHRQLSYDVRFEWGLAGAKAVAPECDLAVVVDVLSFTTTLSVALDAGIEVLPFRMRGDEAQAYAQHHDAVLAVGRSVARGDQISLSSPTIRDRASKPERLVLPSPNGSTICYELAEAVSCVVGGCLRNVDANGQWVAAEFADGARIAIIAAGEKWPDGTLRPAVEDLWGAGALIRAIAGQGRRRTLSPEARMAGAAWTAVEAELTPALEACSSGRELIDAGYPRDVSIAAEVNGSDVVPVLRHDRFGPA
- a CDS encoding carbohydrate ABC transporter permease yields the protein MPSTHHRSARRETAAGYLFLLPSLFGVVLFLLVPIAVVIWLAFQKWDLIGDPSFVGLDNVSAVFQDGRFAHSLLITTVFVAVALPAQTVVGLFLGTLLARGDRGASVFRLILLLPWVCAPLALGVVWKWILAPTDGLLNSVIGLRIEWLSEPKLVLPVLIFVSVWTNVGYVSLFFAAGLGAIPYDIIEASRIDGANSWQQFRHIKLPLLRPTTFFVLVTGMISSFQIFDTAYALAPNGGPQRAADVVSGRIYYEAFSSFQFGNAAVMALVLFFVLAVFTVAQQRYFSRRTSYELS
- a CDS encoding carbohydrate ABC transporter permease produces the protein MATSTFSKRHTSTAVVYVMLTAAALVILVPFLLSFLTSLKTARQFAGTAPTSLPSPLSSESYSQLLGSGSFGRSILVTVAVAATIVISQVTFSIMAAYAFARLSFPGRDVLFWVYLSTMMVPAIVTLIPLYAIFSQTGLRNTFWSLVLPTMFGSPYAIFLLRQHFLRIPEDLLAAARLDGAGHLRTLWHIVIPVSRPIIATLVVISVVTHWNNFLWPLIITSGERWQVITVATANLQSQYNGNWTLVMAATTVAIVPLLALFIAFHKHIVDSLAIRGFN
- a CDS encoding ABC transporter substrate-binding protein, whose amino-acid sequence is MQRNYFKRVVGIVGALTLAAGLTACGSGDDSDAGTVTFRIWSDDAVAAAYEASFEEFTKQNPDITVQVNQVPWVNYWDKLRADLSGGGGDDIFWVNAPNFSSYADNGSLVDVSEALPDAVSGFEDTAVRQYTRNDSLWGVPQLIDGGKVLYYNKKLVADAGVDLENLTWDPKNVAADTFLPALRKLTVDSAGRTAEQPGFDASQVTQYGFNAAYDFDAILGNFIGSNGGLYQEDGKYVFGSNEKAIEAIQYAVGLVDDSKVAPSAADTNDNADFSVDQFLQGKLAVFESGAYNLAKIDEGADFEWGLAPIPAGPEGRIPVTNSVIAAANAKSGNNESVQKVLAWIGSSEGSAALGASGSLIPAVTGAQQSYFDYWRGKGVDASVFPKAVQEGVLENDPVPGAQAAAADIDSALKEIFAGRAGSIPEALTAAQDAANEQVSG
- a CDS encoding HIT family protein; this encodes MTGEIELPGDFLHASDRVVAFHLPEQSIDGLVLRGHSMVSPIRHTANFGTLTDVEAAEVGQTVTAVSRTLTRLGAEYVYVAAIGHSHPHLHVHVIPRWPGVDASVEWFAVRDEPGPHRVDGLGAESFAAEMKGLMPA
- a CDS encoding winged helix-turn-helix domain-containing protein, with protein sequence MTTEATVVVHISDSGTSSLQGLTRPQLHALADALRSAAKSYAPHAKILTRFDVRVNDLNAPLVIDIPARDVILGGKSIRLSHTEFEIFAYLAQHPRVVVARSELNTSDGGRSVDVHLSRVRTKLGQFGRLITTVRGTGYRFDPEPGIRVVTQPTVLRSA
- a CDS encoding GNAT family N-acetyltransferase, whose translation is MAAEVGPRYADRSALMSKTQANAVDESTVHRTFVVYRSDSEGDAHAVGHAALRWNGADLELKRMFVHPDHRGTGVSAALLEASENAARDQGLPRLILQTGDRQPDAVRLYEKSGYTRIPVFPPYEVLPFSNTFEKRL